One part of the Synergistota bacterium genome encodes these proteins:
- a CDS encoding oxaloacetate decarboxylase subunit alpha yields the protein MLGSRRIGITDLTLRDGHQSLIATRMRLEDMLPIAEAMDEVGFHSVEVWGGATFDTCIRFLDEDPWERLRELKKRFKRTPLQMLLRGQNVVGYRHYPDDVVREFVKRAVMNGIDIFRIFDALNDVRNMEVAVDAVKKEGAHAQLAISYTVSPVHTIEKYLDMVRDMVELGADSIAIKDMSGLLSPKIAYELVKSIKERYNIPVQVHSHYTSGMASMALLKAVEAGADVIDTAMSPFAMGTSHPPTETMVYVLKEMGYDTGIELKSLIDISEYFKKVREFHKDKLADFTVDVNVLLYQIPGGMYTNFISQLKEQKALDKLKAVLEEVPRVRRELGYPPLVTPTSQLVGTQATLNVLLGERYKIVPKEVRDYVRGFYGRPPAPIDPEIKKKIIGDEEPITCRPADLLEPMLDKCREELGILAVEPEDVLTYALFPQIALDFLRRKYVRKFMVDLGFEKPVDEYAYPV from the coding sequence ATGTTAGGAAGTAGGAGGATAGGAATAACCGATTTGACTTTAAGGGATGGTCATCAATCTCTTATAGCTACAAGGATGAGGCTAGAGGATATGCTACCTATAGCTGAGGCTATGGATGAAGTTGGTTTCCACTCAGTGGAGGTATGGGGCGGAGCTACTTTTGATACATGTATAAGGTTCTTAGATGAGGATCCATGGGAAAGGTTAAGAGAACTTAAAAAGAGATTTAAGCGAACGCCTTTACAAATGCTATTGAGAGGTCAAAATGTAGTTGGTTATAGGCATTACCCGGATGATGTAGTTAGGGAATTTGTTAAGAGGGCTGTTATGAATGGTATAGACATATTTAGAATATTTGATGCTTTAAATGATGTTAGGAATATGGAAGTAGCAGTTGATGCCGTTAAGAAGGAGGGGGCTCACGCTCAGCTTGCTATAAGTTATACGGTTTCTCCGGTTCATACTATTGAGAAATATTTAGATATGGTTAGAGATATGGTTGAGCTAGGGGCAGATTCTATTGCTATAAAGGACATGTCAGGTTTGCTTTCACCTAAGATTGCTTATGAACTTGTTAAATCGATAAAGGAAAGATATAATATCCCGGTTCAAGTTCACTCTCACTATACAAGCGGCATGGCATCTATGGCTTTGCTTAAGGCTGTTGAGGCGGGTGCTGATGTTATAGATACAGCTATGTCTCCCTTTGCAATGGGTACATCTCATCCTCCTACGGAGACAATGGTTTATGTCTTGAAAGAAATGGGATATGACACGGGAATAGAGCTTAAATCCTTAATTGATATATCAGAATATTTTAAGAAAGTGAGGGAGTTTCATAAAGATAAGCTTGCCGATTTTACTGTAGATGTTAACGTATTGCTATATCAGATACCAGGAGGGATGTATACTAATTTTATAAGCCAACTTAAGGAACAGAAGGCTTTGGACAAACTTAAGGCTGTCCTTGAGGAGGTTCCAAGGGTAAGAAGGGAGCTTGGCTATCCTCCTTTAGTTACTCCAACGAGTCAGCTTGTAGGAACTCAGGCCACGCTTAATGTTCTTTTAGGGGAGAGGTATAAGATCGTTCCTAAGGAGGTAAGGGATTATGTAAGGGGGTTTTATGGTAGGCCTCCAGCACCGATTGATCCGGAAATTAAAAAGAAGATCATAGGTGATGAGGAGCCCATAACTTGTAGGCCTGCGGATCTTCTTGAACCTATGTTGGATAAATGTAGGGAAGAATTGGGTATTTTAGCAGTTGA
- the mazG gene encoding nucleoside triphosphate pyrophosphohydrolase, translating into MAGKEFERLVDIMEKLRGENGCPWDKKQTFESLLSYVLEEAYEVVDAVKREDYVLLKEELGDLLLQVVFQAQIAKEKGLFDIEDVIKGINEKLIRRHPHVFGSESFKDSDEVLLNWERMKREEKSKRSILDGVPLHIPALLRAYELQERARRVGFDWDKTEDVMKKIEEEWEEFKEAYSKKDLKKMEEEVGDLLFAIVNLARFIGANPELVLHAVNEKFRKRFLYIEEKAREKNRPLSSFSLEEMESWWEEAKKREVQ; encoded by the coding sequence ATGGCAGGGAAGGAATTTGAGCGTCTCGTCGATATAATGGAGAAGCTCCGTGGTGAGAATGGATGTCCTTGGGACAAGAAGCAGACCTTTGAAAGCCTCCTTTCCTATGTTCTTGAAGAGGCTTATGAGGTTGTGGATGCTGTAAAGAGGGAAGATTATGTTTTGTTAAAGGAAGAGCTTGGGGACCTTCTTCTTCAAGTGGTTTTCCAGGCTCAGATAGCTAAAGAAAAGGGGTTATTTGATATAGAAGATGTTATAAAGGGGATAAATGAAAAGCTCATAAGAAGACATCCGCATGTTTTTGGAAGTGAAAGTTTCAAAGATTCTGATGAGGTTCTTTTGAATTGGGAAAGGATGAAAAGGGAGGAGAAAAGTAAGAGGTCTATTCTTGATGGGGTTCCCTTGCATATACCTGCTTTATTGAGAGCCTATGAACTTCAGGAAAGAGCGCGAAGGGTCGGGTTTGATTGGGATAAGACTGAAGATGTTATGAAGAAGATTGAAGAGGAGTGGGAAGAGTTCAAGGAGGCTTATTCTAAAAAGGATTTAAAGAAAATGGAGGAAGAAGTGGGGGATTTGCTTTTTGCAATAGTTAATTTAGCGAGATTTATAGGTGCTAACCCTGAGTTAGTACTTCATGCTGTAAATGAGAAGTTCAGAAAAAGGTTTTTATATATCGAAGAGAAAGCCCGTGAGAAAAATAGGCCTCTCTCATCTTTTAGCCTTGAAGAGATGGAATCTTGGTGGGAAGAGGCCAAGAAAAGGGAGGTGCAGTAG
- the mfd gene encoding transcription-repair coupling factor — protein MNKSFIDRLKEELINKRFAKVGKVRKGGLWYIVKKLFNNPWENICVVLGEDASLSGVEDSLVSSFGGSVYKINSHQDLFSLGRNFIAILPINLALSRSFLCKEVFRISLGQRIGYSELLSSLRRMGYRRSEPPLSAGEFNLRGDVIEIRVRDDIVVISLYGDEIDYIGVLEDIDAKPSFRRIDSIEIVPPHSQGDGAFWDILPRDSLVIWVYVDDVGVSFSKDVRIPFLFLYREELDSALNIPWNPYIPTFLERELSFKEGDYVVHEDYGIGIFRGIVRIRVDGVEGEYLLIEYDKGEKLYVPSVSIDKVSPYIGGGEPSLDSLKKGSWTVVKNRVKKNVEEVAKELLRIYALRSVLTGYAFSKDSNWQKEFEARFEFDETPDQLKAIEEVKRDMESPRPMDRLICGDVGYGKTEVAFRAAFKAVMDGKQVAFLCPTTVLAFQHYMNLQKRMEGFPIKVAMLTRFLTSKEQAEVIEGIKKGMIDIVVGTHMLLSDNISFKDLGLVIIDEEQKFGVMQKEKLKRLRVDVDVLTMTATPIPRTLYLALSGAKDISVINTPPSGRKNVEIYVGKWDYNLVRSAIIREIQRGGQVFLVHNRVEDIYSFADKISKLVPEVRLGIAHGKMSEDELERVMVSFISGEINLLVCTTIIENGIDIPSANTIIVHQAENLGLSQLYQLRGRVGRGNRQAYAYFLYEDESGLTDAGRERLEAIREFGELGSSFKLALRDMQIRGVGNILGPEQHGFVNSVGFHLYCKMLEETIASLKGDLPKVLSARVDLGLDAYIPSEYIDDEEERLYYYRKLVNVKRLEEVDDLEFEFKERFGDIPAPIVNLLKTVRFKVIAEEAGVSEIYYKNGKLSIHLHPIIWGKRGEIQAYFSSLGFSCFNMRFEKNLMAFFSVEKLLNKILIELKEMREKWQGRNLSVSSI, from the coding sequence ATGAATAAATCTTTTATAGATAGGTTAAAAGAGGAGCTCATAAATAAAAGGTTTGCTAAAGTTGGTAAGGTCAGAAAGGGAGGCTTGTGGTATATAGTTAAAAAGCTTTTTAATAATCCTTGGGAGAATATATGTGTGGTTTTGGGTGAAGATGCCTCCCTTTCTGGTGTTGAGGATAGCTTGGTTTCTTCATTTGGAGGAAGTGTTTATAAGATAAACTCTCATCAGGATTTATTTTCCTTAGGGAGAAACTTTATAGCTATTCTTCCCATTAATTTAGCTCTTTCAAGGAGCTTTCTGTGTAAAGAGGTCTTTCGTATTAGTTTAGGGCAAAGGATAGGGTATTCAGAGCTTCTGTCTTCTTTGAGGCGAATGGGTTATAGGAGGAGCGAACCTCCCCTTTCTGCTGGTGAATTTAATCTTAGAGGAGATGTTATAGAGATAAGGGTTAGGGATGATATAGTGGTTATTTCTCTCTATGGAGATGAGATTGACTATATAGGCGTGCTCGAGGATATAGATGCAAAACCTTCCTTTAGGAGAATTGACAGTATAGAGATAGTTCCCCCTCATTCTCAAGGGGATGGAGCTTTTTGGGATATTTTGCCGAGAGATTCTTTAGTTATCTGGGTATATGTAGATGATGTAGGGGTATCTTTCTCCAAGGATGTTAGGATTCCTTTCCTCTTTCTTTACAGGGAAGAGCTGGATTCCGCGCTTAACATTCCTTGGAATCCTTATATTCCCACCTTTTTAGAGAGGGAATTATCCTTTAAAGAGGGGGATTATGTTGTTCACGAGGATTATGGAATAGGTATATTTAGGGGGATAGTAAGAATAAGGGTAGATGGTGTTGAGGGAGAATATTTGCTTATTGAATATGATAAGGGGGAAAAGCTTTATGTGCCATCGGTAAGCATAGATAAGGTTTCTCCCTATATTGGTGGAGGAGAACCTTCTTTAGATAGTCTTAAAAAGGGTTCATGGACGGTTGTTAAAAACAGAGTTAAAAAAAATGTTGAGGAAGTTGCAAAGGAGCTTCTTAGGATATATGCTCTAAGAAGCGTTCTGACGGGGTATGCTTTTTCTAAGGATTCTAATTGGCAAAAGGAGTTTGAAGCGAGATTCGAATTTGACGAAACGCCTGATCAATTAAAGGCTATAGAGGAAGTCAAAAGGGATATGGAATCTCCTCGCCCGATGGATAGATTAATATGCGGTGATGTGGGATACGGAAAAACAGAGGTAGCTTTTAGAGCGGCCTTTAAGGCGGTAATGGATGGAAAACAAGTTGCTTTTTTATGTCCTACTACGGTTCTTGCTTTTCAGCACTATATGAATTTGCAGAAACGAATGGAGGGCTTTCCTATTAAGGTGGCTATGCTTACGAGGTTTTTGACTTCTAAAGAACAAGCTGAAGTGATAGAAGGGATTAAGAAGGGAATGATAGATATTGTCGTAGGGACTCATATGCTTCTGAGCGATAACATTTCCTTTAAGGATCTTGGTTTAGTGATAATAGATGAAGAACAAAAGTTTGGTGTAATGCAGAAGGAAAAGCTTAAGAGGTTAAGAGTAGATGTAGATGTTTTGACTATGACGGCTACGCCGATTCCAAGAACTCTTTACTTAGCGTTAAGCGGGGCTAAAGACATAAGCGTTATAAATACTCCTCCGTCAGGTAGAAAAAATGTGGAAATTTATGTAGGTAAATGGGATTACAATCTTGTAAGAAGTGCTATAATTAGAGAGATCCAAAGGGGAGGACAGGTCTTTCTGGTTCATAATAGAGTTGAGGATATTTATAGCTTTGCTGATAAAATATCAAAGCTTGTTCCAGAGGTTAGGTTAGGGATTGCTCATGGTAAGATGAGCGAGGATGAGCTTGAGAGGGTGATGGTAAGCTTTATATCTGGTGAAATTAATCTTCTAGTGTGTACTACTATTATAGAAAATGGTATTGATATCCCTTCAGCCAATACGATAATAGTCCATCAGGCTGAGAATCTTGGATTGTCTCAACTTTATCAGCTTAGGGGAAGGGTCGGTAGAGGGAATAGGCAGGCTTACGCCTACTTCTTGTATGAGGATGAAAGCGGGCTTACTGATGCTGGTAGAGAAAGACTAGAAGCTATAAGGGAGTTTGGAGAGCTTGGCTCTTCCTTTAAGCTCGCCTTAAGGGATATGCAGATAAGGGGTGTAGGTAACATACTTGGACCAGAACAGCATGGATTTGTGAATTCTGTTGGCTTTCATCTATATTGTAAGATGCTTGAGGAAACGATAGCTTCTCTTAAGGGAGATCTTCCAAAAGTCTTATCTGCTAGAGTTGATCTTGGGCTTGATGCTTATATTCCGTCAGAATATATAGATGATGAAGAGGAGAGATTATATTATTATAGAAAGCTTGTAAACGTAAAAAGACTTGAAGAGGTTGACGATCTTGAATTTGAATTTAAAGAAAGATTTGGGGATATACCAGCTCCCATAGTTAATCTTTTAAAAACGGTTAGGTTTAAGGTCATTGCAGAAGAGGCTGGTGTTTCTGAAATATATTATAAGAATGGCAAGCTTTCTATACATCTTCATCCTATCATATGGGGTAAAAGAGGCGAAATTCAAGCTTACTTTTCCTCTCTAGGTTTTTCTTGCTTTAATATGCGTTTTGAGAAAAATTTAATGGCTTTCTTTAGCGTAGAAAAGCTGTTAAATAAAATTTTAATTGAGCTCAAGGAGATGAGGGAAAAATGGCAGGGAAGGAATTTGAGCGTCTCGTCGATATAA
- the pth gene encoding aminoacyl-tRNA hydrolase, giving the protein MRLVVGLGNPGPKYEFTRHNFGFRVIDFLAGRWDLKVDRYECKALTGRKDNGVLLVKPMTYMNRSGEALKEIISKYKVSPHDVLVIYDDLYLPFGVIRIRKLGGAGGHKGMESIISTLGTEEIPRLRLGIGPPPPSGYEYYVLSEFTDKEMKLLPFILRRATDAIELILAEGIDKAMSLYNSKEIFEENE; this is encoded by the coding sequence TTGCGGTTGGTTGTAGGCTTGGGAAATCCGGGACCAAAATACGAGTTTACAAGGCATAATTTTGGTTTTAGGGTGATAGATTTTTTAGCAGGGAGGTGGGATCTTAAGGTAGATCGCTACGAGTGTAAAGCTTTGACTGGTAGAAAAGACAATGGCGTTCTTCTTGTTAAGCCTATGACATATATGAATAGAAGCGGCGAGGCCTTAAAGGAGATTATTTCAAAATACAAGGTCTCGCCGCATGATGTTTTAGTTATATATGATGATCTTTATCTTCCCTTTGGAGTTATAAGAATAAGGAAGCTAGGCGGGGCAGGGGGTCATAAGGGAATGGAATCTATAATTTCTACTTTAGGAACAGAGGAGATCCCCCGACTGCGCTTAGGGATAGGACCTCCTCCGCCAAGCGGTTATGAGTATTACGTTTTAAGTGAGTTTACAGATAAGGAAATGAAGCTCCTTCCATTTATATTAAGAAGAGCGACTGACGCTATAGAGCTAATATTAGCTGAAGGCATAGATAAAGCAATGTCTCTTTATAATTCTAAGGAGATTTTTGAGGAGAATGAATAA
- a CDS encoding 50S ribosomal protein L25/general stress protein Ctc, translating to MKISELRASIREKIGKGESKKLRREGYIPAILYGGSLGALPIKLQRGEVIRNISERDIEHTVYTMKLDDGKECDVLVKDIQVDPITDEVIHVDFLELEKGKAITVEVPIVIVGKEVCKGVKMGGILEQYLWSVEVECLPRNIPDRIEVDVTNLEMGESIHVEDLQLPEGVKVLEDPETTVVVISEPVEEVVEEAAPAEVAEPEIASKRKKKEEEEEE from the coding sequence ATGAAGATATCTGAACTTAGAGCTTCAATTAGAGAGAAAATAGGTAAGGGAGAATCAAAAAAGCTGAGGCGGGAGGGATATATTCCTGCTATCCTTTACGGAGGTAGTCTTGGCGCTTTACCTATTAAGCTTCAGAGAGGAGAAGTTATAAGAAACATATCAGAAAGAGATATTGAGCATACTGTGTATACTATGAAGCTTGATGATGGTAAAGAATGCGATGTTTTGGTTAAGGATATTCAAGTTGATCCTATTACGGATGAAGTTATTCATGTGGATTTTCTCGAACTTGAAAAAGGTAAGGCTATTACTGTTGAAGTTCCGATAGTGATAGTAGGGAAGGAAGTTTGTAAGGGAGTTAAGATGGGTGGCATACTTGAGCAATATTTGTGGAGCGTTGAGGTTGAGTGTTTGCCAAGAAATATACCTGATAGAATAGAGGTTGATGTGACTAATCTTGAAATGGGTGAATCTATTCATGTTGAGGACCTCCAGCTTCCAGAAGGGGTTAAGGTTTTGGAAGACCCAGAGACAACCGTTGTGGTTATATCTGAGCCTGTTGAGGAAGTGGTTGAAGAAGCAGCTCCTGCTGAGGTGGCTGAACCAGAAATAGCCTCTAAGAGGAAGAAGAAAGAGGAAGAAGAGGAGGAGTGA
- a CDS encoding ribose-phosphate pyrophosphokinase codes for MVDGFRSEGSLKIFSGTANPALAESIASALGIKLSSAKISRFSDGELYVRIEENVRGADVFVIQPTCYPGDKNLMELLIMLDALKRASAARITAVIPYYGYARQDRKTQGREPITAKLVANLITTAGADRVLTCDLHAGQIQGFFDIPLDHLTAIPLLADYFLDKLGHRDDIVVVSPDVGGVVRARHFAEHLRSAIAIVDKRRPREIPNVSEVMDIVGDVEGKVAIIVDDIIDTAGTIVNAAKAILERGAKEVYACATHGVLSGNAIERLSNSPTKEVLLTDTIPLPPEKRIDKIKIKSIASLFAEAIRRIHYNLSVSMLFKREGE; via the coding sequence ATGGTTGATGGGTTTCGCTCTGAAGGTAGCTTAAAGATTTTTTCTGGTACGGCAAATCCTGCGCTTGCGGAGTCTATAGCTTCAGCATTAGGTATAAAGCTCTCAAGCGCTAAAATATCGCGTTTTAGTGACGGAGAGCTTTATGTCAGAATTGAGGAAAATGTTAGAGGCGCTGATGTGTTTGTAATTCAACCCACTTGTTATCCAGGAGATAAAAATCTTATGGAATTGCTTATAATGCTTGATGCTTTAAAAAGGGCTTCTGCTGCAAGAATTACTGCTGTAATTCCTTATTATGGTTACGCTCGTCAAGATAGAAAAACCCAAGGAAGGGAGCCGATAACTGCTAAGCTTGTTGCCAATCTTATAACTACTGCTGGTGCTGATAGAGTTTTAACTTGTGATCTTCATGCCGGTCAGATTCAGGGTTTTTTTGATATCCCCTTAGATCACCTTACCGCTATACCTCTTCTTGCTGATTATTTTTTAGATAAGCTTGGTCATAGAGATGATATAGTGGTTGTTTCACCTGATGTGGGTGGTGTGGTTAGGGCAAGGCATTTTGCGGAGCATTTAAGATCGGCTATAGCAATAGTTGATAAAAGGAGGCCAAGGGAGATACCTAATGTTTCAGAGGTTATGGATATAGTGGGTGATGTTGAGGGGAAAGTGGCTATTATAGTTGATGATATAATAGACACTGCTGGGACTATAGTTAATGCTGCTAAAGCTATTCTTGAGAGGGGGGCAAAAGAGGTTTATGCATGTGCCACACATGGTGTTCTTTCGGGGAATGCCATAGAGAGATTGAGTAACTCTCCTACAAAGGAGGTTCTTTTAACAGATACTATTCCTTTGCCTCCTGAAAAGAGAATAGATAAAATAAAAATAAAGTCTATAGCCTCTTTGTTTGCTGAGGCCATTAGGAGAATACATTATAATCTTTCGGTAAGTATGCTTTTTAAGCGGGAGGGAGAATAA
- the glmU gene encoding bifunctional UDP-N-acetylglucosamine diphosphorylase/glucosamine-1-phosphate N-acetyltransferase GlmU has protein sequence MAFLILAAGKGKRMKSSIPKVLHRICGKPMILYILDAIKPFASDIGIVVGFNGELVKKEVGEGIYYIEQPIQRGTGDAVKVAKDFWDKYENLVVLPGDVPFISSSTIKGLLDAHFENKNSITLVTVVLDDPSGYGRVVRDGNGNLIKIVEEKDATSEEKRITEVNGGVYCFNVRFLRENIFKLSDNNAQSEYYLPDLIKIAIESSLKVGTFQIEDSFEVMGINDRKTLAQADREFRRRINYRLMLECGVTFLDPENTFVSPDAKIGMDTIIYPMVFIEGNSIIGERCIIGPNVRILNSFIGNDVRIRENVVIEESRIGNGCEVGPFAYLRPETVLDEEAYVGKFVEVKKSFIGKKSKVPHLSYIGDASIGERVNVGAGTITCNYDGFKKNPTYIEDDVFIGSDTMLVAPVKVGKGAIIGAGSVITKDVPPDSLAVARAKQVNIEGWAKRRRRGEEKKDG, from the coding sequence ATGGCTTTTTTGATACTAGCGGCTGGTAAAGGTAAAAGAATGAAGTCTTCTATTCCTAAGGTTCTGCATAGGATTTGTGGAAAGCCCATGATTTTATATATTTTGGATGCGATTAAGCCATTTGCTTCGGATATAGGTATAGTAGTAGGTTTTAATGGTGAGCTTGTTAAGAAGGAAGTGGGGGAAGGTATATACTACATAGAGCAACCTATTCAAAGGGGTACCGGAGATGCTGTTAAGGTAGCTAAAGATTTTTGGGATAAGTATGAAAATTTAGTTGTCCTTCCAGGGGATGTTCCTTTTATTTCTTCCTCTACTATTAAGGGACTCTTAGATGCTCATTTCGAAAATAAAAACTCTATAACGCTTGTAACGGTGGTTTTAGATGACCCTTCGGGATATGGAAGAGTGGTAAGAGATGGAAATGGAAATCTGATTAAGATAGTTGAGGAAAAAGATGCTACTTCTGAGGAGAAAAGGATAACGGAGGTTAATGGAGGAGTATATTGTTTTAATGTGAGGTTTTTAAGAGAAAATATCTTTAAGTTGAGTGATAATAATGCGCAAAGTGAATATTATCTGCCTGATCTAATTAAGATTGCTATTGAGTCTTCTTTGAAGGTTGGAACTTTTCAGATCGAAGATAGCTTTGAGGTTATGGGAATAAATGATAGAAAGACTTTAGCTCAGGCCGATAGAGAGTTTAGGAGAAGGATAAATTATAGGTTGATGCTTGAGTGTGGGGTTACCTTCCTTGATCCTGAAAATACCTTCGTTTCGCCTGATGCTAAGATAGGTATGGATACAATAATATATCCAATGGTCTTTATAGAAGGAAACAGCATTATAGGGGAAAGATGTATTATAGGTCCCAATGTTAGAATATTAAATAGTTTTATAGGTAATGATGTTAGGATAAGAGAAAATGTAGTTATAGAAGAGAGTAGAATAGGAAACGGTTGTGAAGTGGGACCATTTGCTTACTTAAGGCCGGAGACCGTGTTAGATGAGGAGGCTTATGTTGGGAAATTTGTGGAGGTCAAGAAAAGCTTTATAGGTAAGAAAAGCAAGGTTCCTCATCTTTCTTACATAGGTGATGCCAGTATAGGGGAACGGGTTAATGTAGGAGCGGGTACTATAACTTGTAATTACGATGGTTTTAAGAAAAATCCAACCTATATAGAGGATGATGTTTTTATAGGTAGCGATACTATGTTGGTTGCACCTGTTAAGGTGGGTAAGGGTGCTATAATAGGTGCAGGCTCTGTTATCACTAAGGATGTTCCTCCTGATAGTCTTGCAGTTGCTAGAGCTAAACAGGTTAATATAGAGGGTTGGGCTAAGAGAAGGCGCAGAGGGGAGGAAAAGAAAGATGGTTGA
- a CDS encoding metal-dependent hydrolase has translation MTVKVKFLGHAAFYLEGEGLKALIDPFLTNNPQASAKPEDFKDINYIFVTHGHGDHLGDAIDIAKRTGATIVSVFELANFCSSKGVKVHPMHVGGSAYFPFGRVKLFPASHGSGIVEGDKVLYGGNPCGFLIFVEGKKIYHAGDTGLIADMMLLKDENIDLALLPIGGNFTMDMDDALRAVSIIKPRKVIPMHYNTWPLIKADPKEFAKKVEAMGVTPIVLNPGEEVSL, from the coding sequence ATGACGGTAAAGGTTAAGTTTCTAGGTCATGCTGCATTTTATTTAGAGGGAGAAGGTCTTAAGGCGCTAATTGATCCATTTTTAACTAATAATCCTCAGGCTTCGGCCAAGCCGGAAGACTTTAAGGATATAAACTATATATTTGTGACCCATGGGCATGGAGATCATCTTGGCGACGCTATAGATATAGCTAAAAGAACTGGAGCTACAATAGTTTCCGTTTTTGAATTAGCCAACTTTTGTTCATCTAAAGGCGTTAAGGTTCATCCTATGCATGTTGGAGGAAGCGCTTATTTTCCCTTTGGAAGGGTTAAACTATTCCCAGCTTCTCATGGTTCTGGTATAGTTGAGGGAGATAAGGTTTTATACGGAGGTAATCCCTGCGGCTTTTTGATTTTTGTTGAAGGGAAAAAGATATATCACGCTGGAGATACAGGTCTTATAGCTGATATGATGTTACTCAAGGATGAAAATATAGATTTAGCGCTGCTTCCCATAGGCGGCAATTTTACGATGGATATGGATGATGCTTTAAGGGCTGTTAGCATAATAAAGCCCCGGAAGGTTATACCAATGCATTATAATACTTGGCCTCTGATTAAGGCAGATCCAAAGGAATTTGCTAAAAAAGTTGAAGCTATGGGTGTTACTCCTATAGTTTTAAATCCTGGGGAAGAGGTGAGTTTATAA
- a CDS encoding MBL fold metallo-hydrolase: MVFKQLRASGGIWLNYADKNILIDPGPGCLVRCLESRPKLDPTILDYIILSHRHLDHCADINTMVEAMTEGGFSPRGVLLAPFDALEGEDRVVLKYLRSYLKGLIVLKEGKFEFDGFALDAIPLIHHGVETFGLRFSSNREKEVSIIMDTKFFENLPLRFKADLMVLSVTLRKKREDIDHLSLDDAFKIIHEAKPQMAILTHFGRGMLFDKPWVLAEEISKQVRVDVKAASDGMKIEF; this comes from the coding sequence GTGGTTTTTAAGCAACTTAGAGCATCTGGTGGTATTTGGCTTAATTATGCTGATAAGAATATACTTATTGACCCGGGACCTGGTTGTCTTGTGAGGTGTCTTGAAAGTCGTCCGAAACTGGATCCCACGATTTTGGATTATATAATCCTTTCCCATAGACACCTTGATCATTGTGCTGATATAAACACTATGGTAGAGGCAATGACAGAAGGAGGTTTTTCACCTCGGGGTGTTCTTCTTGCTCCCTTTGATGCTTTGGAAGGTGAAGATAGGGTTGTTTTAAAGTACTTAAGGAGCTATCTTAAAGGACTTATAGTTCTTAAAGAGGGGAAGTTTGAATTTGATGGTTTCGCTTTAGATGCCATACCTCTTATTCATCATGGTGTTGAAACATTCGGTTTAAGATTTTCCTCTAATAGGGAAAAAGAAGTTTCTATCATTATGGATACGAAGTTTTTTGAAAATTTACCTCTTAGGTTTAAAGCGGACTTGATGGTTTTGAGTGTAACTCTTCGCAAGAAAAGAGAAGATATAGATCATCTTTCCTTAGACGATGCTTTTAAGATTATTCATGAAGCCAAACCCCAAATGGCTATTCTAACACACTTCGGTAGAGGCATGCTATTTGATAAACCTTGGGTGCTAGCAGAGGAGATTTCTAAGCAAGTAAGAGTGGATGTGAAGGCTGCATCTGATGGAATGAAAATAGAATTTTAG